In Pieris rapae chromosome 24, ilPieRapa1.1, whole genome shotgun sequence, a single window of DNA contains:
- the LOC111000549 gene encoding oocyte zinc finger protein XlCOF6 isoform X1, which yields MEDLKDGMCRCCASEGTYKDFTASYQWMGAEEVYGDMLKDCFDITLSTSLVNNGGICEVCITQLRNAFNFKKQVQNTEEQFKRMQDQFLKGDIVKIELNNDPMENSDGGDNIDDDFSSPEYDVPIQSIKIEQMESKTKKRPARASTSKAKKPKVEVGEPSNKRTEDNAPKRRKRKVKTDHSATPERIEHRVNLTTILQYSNASPFRDKTMRGFSCLYCAKYFQTIDELRRHTALQNEKNKINKMLDYKLSYNPIKVDITDLQCGICQRPMKDLNELKDHLTSEHNKTIHRDIKDIILPFRLENGQNFACVLCSVVHISFKNLYHHMSSHYRNYCCSKCGVGYITIAALRKHDKTHFQGNFACDFCDKTYTSLTKKRNHEKGVHTGGWLRNKCPHCPEIFVSYYDRSEHLVKAHNQAPLIFPCNACNKTYKKKFELNRHIRHHHLQQKSFLCDKCNAKFFSKRGLVDHMTRHTGSEVCSCDLCGKTFSRLRTLKDHLKIHEDDKRYQCEVCKKTFMQKCSLKSHIKLHQDDLDIFKEFDDVKHLIDNREMTLKEIAAESKRKAEEEKSWFGKNDADS from the exons atGGAGGATTTGAAGGACGGAATGTGTCGGTGTTGTGCCTCCGAGGGTACTTATAAAGACTTCACAGCTTCATATCAATGGATGGGTGCCGAAGAAGTATATGGCGACATGTTAAAGGATTGCTTCGATATTACT CTCTCAACGTCACTGGTGAACAATGGTGGTATTTGCGAGGTCTGCATCACACAATTACGgaatgcatttaattttaaaaaacaggTACAAAATACTGAAGAACAATTTAAGAGGATGCAAGATCAGTTTttaaaag gagatatagttaaaatagaaTTGAACAATGATCCAATGGAAAACTCTGACGGTGGTGATAATATTGATGATGATTTCTCTAGTCCTG agtACGACGTACCAATCCAGTCGATTAAAATTGAGCAGATGGAATCGAAAACGAAAAAGCGACCAGCGAGGGCTTCCACGTCGAAAGCGAAAAAGCCCAAAGTGGAAGTAGGAGAGCCATCGAATAAAC GAACAGAAGACAACGCACCCAAACGCAGAAAGCGGAAAGTGAAAACTGATCATAGCGCTACCCCAGAACGCATAGAACATAGGGTTAACCTCACAACGATACTCCAATACTCCAATGCCAGCCCGTTTAGGGATAAAACTATGCGCGGTTTCTCCTGTCTCTACTGCgcgaagtatttccaaactaTAGACGAGTTGCGCAGACACACAGCCCTGCAAAATGAAaagaataaaatcaataaaatgctGGATTACAAACTTAGCTATAATCCTATAAAAGTCGATATCACAGACCTCCAATGCGGCATCTGCCAACGCCCCATGAAGGATTTGAACGAGCTAAAAGATCACCTAACTAGcgaacataataaaacaatacatagaGATATAAAAGATATCATTCTACCGTTTCGTTTGGAGAACGGGCAGAATTTCGCTTGCGTTCTGTGTTCGGTGGTTCATATAtcgtttaaaaatttgtatcatCACATGAGCAGTCATTATAGGAATTATTGTTGCTCCAAATGCGGTGTCGGTTATATAACAATAGCGGCGTTGCGCAAACACGACAAAACCCACTTTCAGGGCAACTTTGCGTGCGACTTTTGCGATAAGACGTACACATCGTTGACGAAGAAACGCAATCACGAAAAGGGCGTGCACACCGGCGGATGGTTGCGCAACAAATGTCCTCATTGTCCGGAGATTTTTGTCAGCTACTACGATCGTAGCGAGCACCTGGTGAAAGCGCACAATCAGGCGCCATTGATATTCCCGTGCAACGCCTGCAACAAGACGTATAAGAAGAAATTCGAGCTGAACAGGCATATACGGCATCATCACCTTCAGCAGAAGAGTTTTCTGTGCGACAAGTGTAACGCAAAGTTCTTCTCGAAGCGTGGGTTAGTCGATCACATGACCCGGCACACGGGTTCCGAGGTGTGTTCCTGTGATCTGTGCGGAAAGACGTTCTCTCGTCTTCGCACCCTGAAGGACCATTTGAAAATTCACGAAGATGATAAGAGATATCAGTGCGAGGTCTGCAAGAAGACGTTTATGCAGAAGTGCAGTCTGAAGAGTCATATTAAATTGCACCAGGATGACTTGGATATATTCAAAGAGTTTGATGACGTGAAACATTTGATTGATAATCGGGAGATGACGCTGAAGGAAATTGCCGCTGAGAGTAAGAGGAAGGCTGAGGAGGAGAAGAGTTGGTTTGGCAAAAATGATGCGGACAGCTGA
- the LOC111000555 gene encoding zinc finger protein 559-like: MNTNSLCRCCLARPPDKELKSSYTCFGKHEIYADMLKDCFEIHLPIDISGVDGGICEICITRLRDSFDFKHQVLRCQKEFQLSITDVKKEEMTNVKEELLDDGDNYFFDMNTALPEIDSEEKLAEIFGLKDIKRKRRRKRLTEDDDCDDLPLKTFSTKNTDISDNAKHSYNVKKILKYSNCTPFFNKTLSGIVCASCKTTCTNINELRTHVQDIHPDTHNTDKRLDKSNISIKMDISDLHCKLCLKHQQNIPTLKKHLTSEHNEKFFPDIYDYIFEFKLTDGDILNCALCNSTFETFKMLLQHMNCHYRNYICDECDMGFINKHRLKNHKRTHEIGDFKCTYCDKVFTTLVRRKCHEKYTHNANARYTTNCPQCDKTFNSYYQRNRHMYDEHNISAATYKCNVCDKSFILKSKLTSHIKKVHLMERNHKCPLCEQGFFIKQSLDEHMVRHNGERVFSCTVCHKAYARKKTLREHMRIHNNDRRFKCGLCGLAFVQKCSMKSHMLSNHGISLMEFENAAKAISVKAN, translated from the exons ATGAATACAAATTCGTTGTGCCGGTGTTGTTTAGCACGGCCCCCCGACAAAGAGCTAAAATCCTCTTACACTTGCTTTGGAAAACACGAAATATATGCCGATATGTTAAAAGATTGCTTTGAAATTCAT TTACCAATAGACATCTCAGGTGTGGATGGGGGCATATGTGAGATATGCATAACTCGTCTCCGAGACTCATTTGACTTCAAGCATCAAGTGTTAAGGTGCCAGAAAGAGTTTCAGTTATCCATTACAGATGTCAAAA AGGAAGAAATGACAAATGTGAAGGAGGAGTTGCTAGATGACGGCGACAATTACTTTTTTG atATGAATACAGCCCTACCAGAGATAGACTCAGAAGAGAAATTAGCGGAAATATTTGGCTTAAAGGATATTAAAAGGAAGAGAAGACGTAAGAGGCTTACAGAGGATGATG ATTGCGACGACCTACCACTGAAAACATTTAGCACGAAAAATACCGATATATCAGATAACGCGAAACACTCGTACAAcgtgaaaaaaatactaaaatactcAAATTGTAcgccattttttaataaaacgctTAGTGGAATTGTATGCGCATCGTGCAAGACAACATGTACGAACATAAACGAACTACGCACACACGTACAAGACATCCACCCGGACACACACAACACAGACAAACGGCTAGACAAAAGTAATATATCGATAAAAATGGATATATCCGATTTACATTGTAAATTATGTCTGAAACACCAACAAAATATACCGACATTAAAAAAGCATTTGACATCCGAACACAATGAGAAATTCTTTCCCGATATTTACGATTATATATTCGAGTTTAAACTCACAGACGGCGATATTCTCAATTGCGCTTTGTGTAACTCGACATTTGAGACATTTAAAATGCTCCTTCAACACATGAATTGTCATTATCGCAATTACATTTGTGACGAGTGCGACATGGGCTTCATAAACAAACACCGCTTGAAAAATCACAAGCGTACACACGAGATTGGCGATTTTAAGTGCACGTACTGCGACAAAGTGTTCACGACACTCGTACGCCGAAAGTGTCACGAAAAGTATACGCACAACGCGAACGCACGGTATACGACCAATTGTCCGCAGTGCGATAAAACCTTCAACAGCTATTATCAAAGAAATCGGCATATGTACGATGAGCACAACATTTCAGCGGCGACATACAAATGCAATGTTTGCGATAAGTCGTTTATCCTGAAGTCCAAGTTGACCTCGCACATAAAGAAGGTGCACCTGATGGAGAGGAACCATAAGTGTCCACTCTGCGAGCAGGGATTCTTCATCAAACAGTCGCTTGACGAACATATGGTGCGCCATAATGGGGAGAGAGTGTTTAGTTGCACGGTATGCCATAAGGCATACGCGAGAAAGAAGACGTTGAGAGAACATATGCGGATACACAATAATGATAGACGTTTCAAATGTGGCCTGTGTGGGTTGGCCTTTGTACAGAAGTGTAGTATGAAAAGTCATATGCTGTCGAATCATGGTATTTCGCTGATGGAGTTTGAAAATGCCGCTAAAGCTATTAGTGTGAAAGCTAATTAA
- the LOC111001964 gene encoding ATP-citrate synthase, translating into MSSKAIYEAQGKDLINRHIPTGTALVPCRYAVFEKGTIWEDELGRNPWLSKEQLVVKPDQLIKRRGKLGLVGVNKNAAEVRKWISEHCGKEQKIGAAVGKLRRFVVEPFVKHDPSEEMYLCIQSGRRSDTIMFHHQGGVDVGDVDAVAIRLEVPVDTFPTGEEIDSVLMKNVKSPAVRRILTTFILSLYRVFVDLCFTYMEINPIVVTNERIYLLDLAAKLDQTADFQCAKNWGEVTFPPPFGRDAYPEEAHIADLDAKSGASLKLTVLNKSGRIWTMVAGGGASVVYTDTVCALGGAAELANYGEYSGAPTESQTADYAKTIFSLMCRDKHPNGKVLIIGGGIANFTNVADTFRGIITAIETYKDALIQYNVTLFVRRGGPNYQEGLRQMREVGHRLRIPMYVFGPEANMTSIVGLALGQAPIPPDHQLDYAPKQLPKPQPAPAPKIELPELTNSLLDLVCSQAPTRMDLGQQVSTARPLFSDRTKAIVWGMQNRAIQGMLDFDYISRRSEPSVVAIVYPFTADHKQKYYFGNKEVFIPVFCDMDVAMRKHQEATVLVNFASLRSAFDSTMQAMQHPQINTIVIIAEGIPENMTRKIIKLADARGVNIIGPATVGGIKPGCFKIGNTAGMIDNIIESKLYRPGSVAYVSRSGGMSNELNNILSKHADGVCEGVAIGGDRYPGTTFIDHLLRFEADPNVKMLVLLGEVGGVEEYHVCRAIRDGLITKPMVAWCIGTCSDMFTSEVQFGHAGSLAGSALEKAVAKNASLQKYGVTVPESFDTLGDAVNKVYLKLVKEGKIIKKEEVEPPKVPMDYDWARKLGIIRKPAAFISTICDERGQELNYCGVPISQVLERQLGVGGTISLLWFQRELPEWACKFFELVLIVTADHGPAVSGAHNTMVTARAGKDLISSIVSGLLTIGDRFGGALDRAAIDFCSAYDRGQHPQEFVNEKRAKGELIMGIGHRVKSINNPDSRVRELKAYVTSRWPAWPVTRYALDVEAITTRKKPNLILNVDGIIAAAMVDMFRHCQLFTQEEGNNYIQMGSINALFVLGRTIGHIGHYLDQKRMKQPLYRHPWDDITYMSPLN; encoded by the exons CAACTCGTCGTAAAGCCAGATCAGTTGATCAAGCGTCGTGGTAAACTGGGCCTCGTTGGTGTCAACAAGAACGCCGCAGAAGTTCGGAAATGGATCAGCGAACATTGCGGCAAAGAGCAGAAAATTGGGGCTGCTGTGGGTAAACTTAGAAGATTTGTGGTGGAACCATTCGTCAAACATGATCCG agcGAAGAGATGTACCTGTGCATCCAATCTGGTCGTAGATCTGACACCATAATGTTCCATCATCAAGGTGGAGTGGATGTTGGAGACGTTGATGCAGTGGCTATAAGACTTGAA gtTCCAGTTGACACGTTTCCGACTGGTGAAGAGATTGACAGTGTTCTTATGAAGAACGTCAAGTCACCGGCTGTTAGGCG GATCCTTACCACATTCATTCTGTCACTCTACCGAGTATTCGTGGACCTATGCTTCACATACATGGAGATAAACCCCATAGTGGTGACCAATGAGCGTATATATCTTCTGGACTTGGCCGCCAAGTTGGACCAGACCGCTGACTTCCAGTGCGCCAAGAATTGGGGTGAAGTCACCTTCCCACCACCTTTTGGAAGGGATGCTTACCCGGAGGAGGCCCATATTGCCGACTTGGATGCTAAGAGCGGGGCTAGTTTGAAG CTAACTGTCCTAAACAAATCTGGTCGTATATGGACTATGGTGGCCGGTGGTGGGGCTTCCGTGGTCTATACTGATACAGTGTGCGCCCTTGGTGGCGCTGCTGAGTTGGCAAATTATGGAGAATATTCTGGTGCACCCACCGAGAGTCAAACCGCCGACTATGCGAAGACAATATTCAGCTTGATGTGCAGGGACAAGCATCCGAACGGCAAG GTTTTGATAATTGGAGGTGGAATCGCCAACTTCACGAATGTGGCTGACACATTTCGTGGAATCATCACAGCTATAGAGACATACAAGGACGcgttaatacaatacaatgtcACATTGTTCGTGAGACGGGGCGGACCCAATTATCAGGAGGGACTTCG tCAAATGCGTGAAGTAGGACATCGTCTACGTATACCAATGTACGTGTTTGGCCCGGAGGCGAACATGACGTCCATCGTTGGTTTGGCTTTGGGCCAAGCTCCAATTCCGCCTGACCACCAGTTGGATTATGCGCCCAAACAACTGCCCAAACCCCAACCGGct CCGGCACCAAAAATCGAGTTGCCAGAATTGACGAACTCGTTATTGGACCTAGTTTGCTCCCAAGCCCCCACCAGGATGGACCTTGGACAGCAAGTATCCACCGCAAGGCCTCTCTTCAGCGATAGGACTAAGGCCATCGTTTGGGGCATGCAAAATAGGGCCATACAG ggAATGTTAGACTTTGACTACATATCTCGACGCTCGGAGCCGTCTGTCGTAGCTATAGTGTACCCGTTCACGGCTGaccataaacaaaaatactattttggaAATAAGGAAGTTTTCATACCTG TATTCTGCGACATGGATGTGGCGATGAGGAAGCACCAAGAAGCAACTGTTCTGGTGAACTTTGCATCTTTGCGGTCAGCATTCGACAGTACTATGCAG GCGATGCAACATCCACAAATCAACACAATCGTCATCATAGCTGAAGGTATTCCAGAGAACATGACGAGGAAGATCATTAAACTCGCTGATGCTAGAGGG gtaaatattattGGTCCAGCGACAGTGGGCGGCATCAAACCTGGATGCTTCAAAATTGGTAACACAGCTGGTATGATCGACAATATTATTGAAAGCAAGCTTTATAGGCCTGGAAG TGTCGCCTACGTTTCCCGTTCAGGCGGTATGAGTAACGAACTAAACAACATACTCTCTAAACACGCTGATGGCGTCTGTGAGGGCGTGGCTATTGGTGGAGACAGATACCCGGGGACCACATTTATTGATCATTTGTtgag ATTCGAAGCAGATCCGAATGTCAAAATGCTGGTACTCCTGGGTGAAGTGGGTGGAGTCGAAGAGTACCATGTGTGTCGTGCAATCCGCGATGGACTGATCACGAAACCCATGGTCGCCTGGTGTATTGGAACCTGTTCAG acaTGTTCACATCAGAGGTTCAGTTTGGGCACGCGGGTTCGCTCGCTGGTTCCGCGTTGGAGAAGGCAGTTGCGAAGAATGCGTCGCTACAGAAGTACGGAGTCACTGTGCCGGAGTCGTTTGATACCCTCGGTGATGCTGTGAACAAG gtTTACTTGAAACTGGTGAAAGAAGGCAAAATCATCAAGAAGGAGGAAGTAGAACCTCCCAAAGTACCAATGGACTATGACTGGGCTAGG AAACTTGGTATCATCCGAAAACCGGCGGCCTTTATAAGCACGATTTGTGACGAGAGAGGCCAGGAGTTGAACTACTGCGGTGTACCAATCAGTCAGGTCCTGGAGAGGCAATTGGGTGTCGGTGGAACTATCAGTTTGTTGTG GTTCCAAAGAGAGTTGCCGGAGTGGGCTTGCAAGTTCTTCGAGCTCGTGTTGATTGTGACGGCGGACCATGGCCCCGCAGTCTCTGGGGCCCACAACACTATGGTCACAGCCAGGGCCGGAAAGGACTTGATATCGTCTATTGTCTCTGGACTTTTGACAATT GGAGACCGTTTCGGTGGGGCATTGGACCGAGCTGCGATTGACTTCTGCTCGGCCTACGACCGCGGTCAACATCCGCAGGAGTTCGTCAACGAGAAACGGGCTAAGGGCGAGCTCATTATGGGCATTGGGCACAG GGTTAAGTCCATAAACAATCCGGATTCCCGCGTACGCGAGCTCAAGGCGTACGTGACGTCACGATGGCCCGCCTGGCCCGTCACGCGGTACGCGTTGGACGTGGAGGCCATCACCACTCGGAAGAAGCCCAACTTGATCCTGAACGTGGACGGCATCATCGCCGCGGCCATGGTTGATATGTTCAGGCACTGTCAGCTGTTCACTCA GGAGGAAGGCAACAACTACATACAAATGGGCTCAATCAACGCGTTGTTCGTTCTTGGCAGAACGATCGGCCACATTGGTCATTATCTCGACCAGAAGAGGATGAAGCAGCCGCTGTACAGGCACCCGTGGGACGACATCACCTACATGTCGCCACTTAACTAA